In the genome of Actinomadura graeca, one region contains:
- a CDS encoding acetyltransferase: MPDIHDLVIYGAGGFGRETAQAATALPGRRVLGFGDDDRGRLGELVDGLPIIGGTTEVAGMEAGVVVSTGSPADYDSRRRIVARLGLPPRRYATLVHPAAWIAPSSRIGHGTVVLAQAVLTASVHVGAHVAIMPHVTLTHDDVIDDYVTIAAGARLSGGVHVRAGAYIGTGAILRQGVTIGPGALVGMGAVVLRDVPAGEVWVGSPARYLRPAPHRKEVR, encoded by the coding sequence ATGCCTGACATCCACGACCTGGTGATCTACGGCGCGGGCGGCTTCGGCCGCGAGACCGCGCAGGCCGCCACCGCGCTGCCCGGCCGGCGGGTCCTCGGCTTCGGCGACGACGACCGGGGCCGGCTCGGGGAGCTCGTGGACGGGCTGCCGATCATCGGCGGCACCACGGAGGTCGCCGGCATGGAGGCCGGTGTCGTGGTCTCCACCGGCAGCCCCGCCGACTACGACAGCCGCCGCCGGATCGTCGCCCGCCTCGGCCTGCCGCCGCGGCGGTACGCGACGCTCGTCCATCCCGCCGCGTGGATCGCGCCGTCCTCGCGGATCGGGCACGGCACGGTCGTGCTCGCCCAGGCCGTCCTCACCGCCTCCGTGCACGTCGGCGCGCACGTCGCGATCATGCCGCACGTCACGCTGACGCACGACGACGTCATCGACGACTACGTCACCATCGCCGCGGGCGCCCGGCTCAGCGGCGGCGTGCACGTCCGCGCGGGCGCCTACATCGGCACCGGCGCCATCCTCCGGCAGGGCGTCACGATCGGGCCCGGCGCGCTCGTCGGCATGGGCGCGGTCGTCCTGCGGGACGTGCCCGCCGGAGAGGTCTGGGTCGGCTCGCCCGCGCGCTACCTGCGTCCCGCACCGCACCGGAAGGAAGTCCGATGA
- a CDS encoding O-antigen ligase family protein: MALLTAPDESPPGTRPLIRQVDVVTVLSLFVFVLTVVPARFVVGPLGAAGTPAGIMAVLCLGWYLSSMIAARTSPIRGRQPVRGVIVLFSCTMLASYAAAMQRQLPGLEANAADRGLILTAGWAGVALLAADGIPRLDRLEAVRRRLVAGGGFIAVLGCVQFFTGLDLAGHLAFPGLSTSTSYTSLLSRDEFNRPMATATHPIEFGVVLAMLLPLALHGAVYAGEGRRGRRWLLASVILLVLPMTVSRSAVLGLAVVCIVVLPIWPAVWRVTALLVLGVFMVALRALVPGLIGTLTSLVSDIGSDSSTVTRTNDYIVINQSFAHRPWFGQGFGTYLPQTYRILDNQYLLSLVETGVVGVTALVVVLVSGWILARSARRACLATGDRETAHMAQCFAASMAVALFSFGTFDAFSFPMVATLAFLVLGCCGALWRLTREDGEDGALGGAAVSGGAPGDQG; the protein is encoded by the coding sequence ATGGCCCTGCTCACCGCCCCCGACGAGAGCCCGCCCGGGACGCGCCCCCTGATCCGCCAGGTGGACGTCGTCACCGTGCTCAGCCTTTTCGTGTTCGTGCTCACGGTGGTGCCCGCGCGGTTCGTCGTGGGCCCGCTCGGCGCGGCGGGCACGCCCGCCGGGATCATGGCGGTGCTCTGCCTCGGCTGGTACCTGAGCTCCATGATCGCGGCGCGGACGTCGCCGATCCGGGGCCGCCAGCCCGTCCGCGGCGTCATCGTGCTGTTCTCCTGCACGATGCTCGCCTCCTACGCGGCGGCGATGCAGCGCCAGCTCCCGGGGCTGGAGGCCAACGCCGCCGACCGGGGGCTGATCCTGACGGCGGGCTGGGCGGGGGTCGCGCTGCTGGCCGCCGACGGCATCCCCCGGCTGGACCGGCTGGAGGCGGTGCGGCGGCGGCTCGTGGCGGGCGGCGGGTTCATCGCCGTCCTCGGCTGCGTGCAGTTCTTCACCGGCCTCGACCTCGCCGGTCACCTGGCGTTCCCGGGGCTGTCGACCAGCACGTCCTACACCTCGCTGCTGAGCCGCGACGAGTTCAACCGGCCGATGGCGACCGCGACCCACCCGATCGAGTTCGGGGTCGTGCTGGCGATGCTGCTGCCGCTCGCCCTGCACGGCGCCGTGTACGCCGGGGAGGGACGGCGCGGGCGCCGCTGGCTGCTGGCCTCCGTCATCCTGCTGGTGCTGCCGATGACGGTGTCGCGGTCGGCCGTGCTGGGGCTCGCGGTGGTGTGCATCGTCGTGCTGCCGATCTGGCCCGCGGTGTGGCGGGTGACGGCGCTGCTCGTGCTGGGGGTGTTCATGGTCGCGCTGCGCGCCCTCGTCCCCGGCCTGATCGGCACGCTGACCAGCCTGGTGTCCGACATCGGCTCGGACTCCAGCACCGTCACCCGCACCAACGACTACATCGTCATCAACCAGTCGTTCGCGCACCGCCCGTGGTTCGGGCAGGGCTTCGGGACCTACCTGCCCCAGACGTACCGGATCCTCGACAACCAGTACCTGCTGTCACTGGTGGAGACGGGGGTCGTCGGGGTGACCGCGCTGGTCGTCGTGCTGGTCTCGGGCTGGATCCTGGCCCGGTCGGCGCGCCGCGCCTGCCTGGCCACCGGCGACCGCGAGACCGCGCACATGGCGCAGTGCTTCGCGGCGTCGATGGCGGTGGCGCTGTTCTCGTTCGGGACGTTCGACGCGTTCAGCTTCCCGATGGTCGCGACCCTGGCGTTCCTGGTGCTCGGCTGCTGCGGCGCGCTGTGGCGCCTCACCCGCGAGGACGGGGAGGACGGGGCCCTCGGGGGCGCCGCCGTCTCCGGCGGCGCCCCCGGAGATCAGGGCTGA
- a CDS encoding DegT/DnrJ/EryC1/StrS family aminotransferase, which yields MTEVPFVDLAAAHAEVERQVRAGFDRVMAKGAFVQGPDVAGFEREYAHFSGAVHCVGLGNGTDALELALRALFHERGADGPGAATDVVMPANTFVATAEAVVRAGGRPVLVDVDPDDLLIDQDLAAAATGPSTGAIIPVHLYGRLAPMERLLELGPPVLEDAAQSQGAVRDGRGLAGAIAATSFYPGKNLGAYGDAGAVITGSDELARTVRLMRDHGSERKYHHEILGFNSRLDTLQAVVLRAKLRRLDGWNEQRRAAAARYAELLAGIPGLVLPRPAGGEHVWHLYVIRVPRRDEVAARLAELGIRTGIHYPVPVHLQPAFRHLGHGPGDFPVAEAAAGRILSLPMFPQITEEQQRRVADALRKILG from the coding sequence ATGACCGAGGTCCCCTTCGTCGATCTCGCCGCCGCGCACGCCGAGGTCGAGCGCCAGGTCCGCGCGGGGTTCGACCGCGTCATGGCCAAGGGCGCGTTCGTCCAGGGCCCCGACGTGGCCGGGTTCGAACGCGAGTACGCCCACTTCAGCGGCGCCGTGCACTGCGTCGGCCTGGGCAACGGCACCGACGCCCTCGAACTGGCCCTGCGCGCCCTGTTCCACGAGCGGGGGGCCGACGGGCCGGGCGCCGCCACCGACGTCGTCATGCCCGCCAACACGTTCGTCGCGACCGCCGAGGCCGTCGTGCGCGCGGGCGGCCGTCCCGTCCTGGTGGACGTCGATCCCGACGACCTGCTGATCGACCAGGACCTGGCCGCCGCCGCGACGGGCCCGTCCACCGGCGCGATCATCCCCGTCCACCTGTACGGGCGGCTGGCGCCGATGGAACGGCTCCTGGAGCTCGGGCCGCCCGTCCTGGAGGACGCGGCGCAGTCGCAGGGCGCCGTCCGCGACGGGCGGGGCCTCGCCGGCGCCATCGCCGCCACCAGCTTCTACCCCGGCAAGAACCTCGGCGCCTACGGCGACGCCGGCGCCGTCATCACCGGCTCGGACGAGCTGGCGCGGACGGTGCGGCTCATGCGCGACCACGGCAGCGAGCGCAAGTACCACCACGAGATCCTGGGGTTCAACTCACGCCTGGACACCCTCCAGGCGGTCGTCCTGCGCGCGAAGCTGCGCCGCCTGGACGGCTGGAACGAGCAGCGCCGCGCGGCCGCCGCGCGCTACGCTGAACTGCTCGCCGGCATCCCCGGCCTGGTCCTGCCCCGCCCGGCGGGCGGCGAGCACGTCTGGCACCTGTACGTCATCCGTGTCCCGCGGCGCGACGAGGTCGCGGCGCGGCTGGCGGAGCTGGGGATCCGGACGGGCATCCACTATCCGGTCCCCGTCCACCTCCAGCCCGCCTTCCGGCATCTCGGCCACGGCCCCGGGGACTTCCCGGTCGCCGAGGCCGCCGCCGGGCGGATCCTGTCGCTGCCCATGTTCCCGCAGATCACCGAGGAACAGCAGCGCAGGGTCGCCGACGCCCTGCGGAAGATCCTCGGATAG
- a CDS encoding glycosyltransferase family 4 protein — MRILVYPHAMEIGGSQLNAIELAGAVRDLGHEVVVAGEPGPLVERVLDAGIEHVPLDAGRRRPSPSTVRLLGRLAEERGFDVVHGYEWPPGVEAFYTARRRAGTAAVCTVMSMAVAPFLPPSLPLVVGTEQIRRDVLARRGRRPGSVHLIEPPVDVRANAPGHPTAAFRERFGLDKGPLDVVVVCRLVAELKLEGLLTAVDVVGDLAAGLPLRLVVVGDGPCRDQVEARAARANARAGRRTVVLTGQLDDPRPAYAAATIALGMGGSALRALAFGRPLIVQGERGYFEPLTPGTAPTFLAQGWYGVGGGGAERLAEILRDLAADEVRRKELGEYGRRLVTERFSLERAARVQEAVYREALSAPGRARRDAAATAARVAGYKIARKARKLRGPVARDDFNAVARGETR, encoded by the coding sequence ATGAGGATCCTGGTCTACCCGCACGCCATGGAGATCGGCGGCAGCCAGCTCAACGCGATCGAGCTGGCCGGGGCCGTCCGCGACCTCGGGCACGAGGTCGTGGTCGCGGGCGAGCCCGGTCCGCTGGTCGAGCGGGTGCTGGACGCCGGGATCGAGCACGTGCCGCTCGACGCGGGACGGCGCCGCCCGTCCCCGTCGACCGTCCGCTTGCTGGGGCGGCTCGCGGAGGAGCGCGGGTTCGACGTCGTCCACGGCTACGAGTGGCCGCCCGGCGTCGAGGCGTTCTACACCGCGCGGCGCCGCGCGGGGACGGCGGCGGTCTGCACCGTCATGTCGATGGCCGTCGCGCCGTTCCTACCGCCGTCGCTGCCGCTCGTCGTCGGGACCGAGCAGATCCGCCGGGACGTGCTGGCGCGGCGCGGCCGCCGGCCCGGCTCCGTGCACCTGATCGAACCGCCCGTGGACGTGCGCGCCAACGCCCCCGGCCACCCCACCGCCGCGTTCCGTGAGCGGTTCGGCCTCGACAAGGGCCCGCTGGACGTCGTGGTCGTCTGCCGCCTCGTCGCCGAGCTGAAGCTGGAGGGGCTGCTGACCGCCGTCGACGTCGTCGGCGACCTCGCCGCCGGCCTGCCGCTGCGGCTCGTCGTCGTCGGCGACGGGCCGTGCCGCGACCAGGTCGAGGCCCGCGCCGCCCGCGCCAACGCCCGCGCGGGCCGCCGCACCGTCGTGCTCACCGGCCAGCTGGACGACCCGCGCCCCGCCTACGCCGCCGCGACGATCGCGCTCGGCATGGGCGGCTCCGCGCTGCGGGCGCTGGCGTTCGGCCGGCCGTTGATCGTCCAGGGCGAGCGCGGCTACTTCGAGCCGCTCACCCCCGGCACCGCCCCGACGTTCCTCGCGCAGGGCTGGTACGGCGTCGGCGGCGGGGGCGCGGAGCGGCTGGCGGAGATCCTGCGCGACCTGGCCGCCGACGAGGTCCGCCGCAAGGAGCTGGGCGAGTACGGCCGCCGGCTCGTCACCGAGCGGTTCAGCCTCGAACGCGCCGCCCGCGTCCAGGAGGCCGTCTACCGGGAGGCGCTGTCGGCGCCCGGCCGGGCCCGCCGGGACGCGGCGGCCACCGCCGCGCGCGTCGCCGGATACAAGATCGCCCGCAAGGCCCGCAAACTCCGCGGGCCGGTCGCCCGCGACGACTTCAACGCCGTGGCGCGGGGGGAGACCCGGTGA
- a CDS encoding lipopolysaccharide biosynthesis protein, with protein sequence MTRLTVGDEDSLFGKASRALGWSLVNTAVGRLGTLAIGVALARLLGPAEFGVFAVAMVALLAVLSFHELGVSLAIVRWPGDPREIAPTVATISVASSALIYAGCYLGAPAFASAMGAPAASGVIRLLGLSVVVSGLVAVPAALLQRGFRQDRKMLADQVNNWGGAIVSIALAATGMGAMSLAIGRLVGSAASAVLLVRASPEPLRFGFDRGRARALLRFGLPLAGSSIVVFAVASVDQLVVGNVLGATALGFYVLAFNLSNWPVTMFSQPVRSVAPAAFARLQHDPPALRGAFLSTAGLLAGLTLPVCLLLAGAAEPLIRLVYGDRWGPAADALLWLGILGGLRIMFELVYDYFVVLARSRAVFTVQLVWLVALVPALVAGAELHGIPGVGAAHVAVAALVVLPLYLWELRRSGVGARAVLARTAPPALIAAAVGLTAAAAHATISLDIAALALAGLTALAAIALLFHRSRGALGGLRNLEGADA encoded by the coding sequence GTGACCAGGCTGACCGTCGGCGACGAGGACTCCCTGTTCGGCAAGGCGTCCCGCGCGCTCGGCTGGAGCCTGGTCAACACGGCGGTCGGCCGCCTCGGCACCCTCGCCATCGGCGTCGCGCTCGCGCGGCTGCTCGGCCCGGCCGAGTTCGGCGTGTTCGCGGTCGCGATGGTCGCGCTGCTCGCCGTGCTCAGCTTCCACGAGCTCGGGGTGAGCCTCGCCATCGTCCGGTGGCCCGGCGACCCCCGCGAGATCGCCCCCACCGTCGCGACGATCTCCGTCGCGTCCAGCGCCCTGATCTACGCCGGCTGCTACCTCGGCGCGCCCGCGTTCGCCTCGGCGATGGGCGCGCCCGCCGCGTCCGGCGTCATCCGGCTGCTCGGGCTCAGCGTCGTCGTCAGCGGCCTGGTCGCCGTGCCCGCGGCGCTGCTGCAACGCGGGTTCCGGCAGGATCGCAAGATGCTCGCCGACCAGGTCAACAACTGGGGCGGCGCGATCGTGTCGATCGCGCTCGCCGCGACCGGCATGGGCGCGATGAGCCTCGCGATCGGGCGGCTCGTGGGCTCGGCCGCGTCCGCCGTCCTGCTCGTGCGGGCCTCGCCCGAGCCGCTGCGGTTCGGGTTCGACCGCGGGCGCGCGCGGGCGCTGCTGCGGTTCGGGCTCCCGCTCGCCGGGTCGAGCATCGTGGTGTTCGCCGTCGCGTCCGTCGACCAGCTGGTCGTCGGGAACGTCCTCGGCGCGACCGCCCTCGGCTTCTACGTGCTGGCCTTCAACCTGTCCAACTGGCCGGTGACGATGTTCTCCCAGCCCGTCCGCAGCGTCGCGCCCGCCGCGTTCGCCCGGCTCCAGCACGACCCCCCGGCGCTGCGCGGCGCGTTCCTGTCGACCGCGGGCCTGCTCGCCGGGCTGACGCTGCCCGTCTGCCTGCTGCTGGCGGGCGCCGCCGAGCCGCTGATCCGGCTGGTGTACGGGGACCGGTGGGGCCCGGCGGCGGACGCGCTGCTGTGGCTCGGCATCCTCGGCGGGCTGCGGATCATGTTCGAGCTGGTGTACGACTACTTCGTGGTCCTCGCCCGCTCCCGCGCGGTGTTCACCGTCCAGCTCGTCTGGCTGGTCGCGCTCGTCCCCGCCCTGGTCGCCGGGGCCGAGCTGCACGGCATCCCCGGCGTCGGCGCCGCGCACGTCGCGGTCGCCGCGCTCGTCGTGCTCCCCCTCTACCTGTGGGAGCTGCGCCGGTCCGGGGTGGGCGCGCGGGCCGTCCTCGCGCGGACCGCGCCGCCCGCGCTGATCGCCGCGGCCGTCGGGCTCACCGCCGCCGCCGCGCACGCGACCATCTCCCTGGACATCGCCGCGCTCGCCCTGGCCGGGCTCACCGCCCTGGCGGCGATCGCGCTGCTGTTCCACCGCTCCCGCGGCGCCCTCGGTGGTCTGCGGAACCTGGAGGGCGCCGATGCCTGA
- a CDS encoding glycosyltransferase, translating into MIVYFAGTPYDGVAGTDRQLADRLNALHPVLYVDPPVSLLTPLLRPHLAGAFRPGMRLRQEPSGVWRIRPRVLPGMYRPGMHHVTAALVRRAARRTGRRVARGAGDRVAAVVVATHTDLLDAVPGARRLLYVTDDLVAGAELIGLPRRRLAAARDRMAARADTVAVVSPLLRDQFEARGIDAELLPNGCAPEAYEGIGAAPWPDDVPRFDRPAAGFAGHINARIDLGLLEAVAGEGHPLVLIGPHDPGHHPARFRALVRRPNVCWTGRKSFAELPSYLGTIRVGLTPYLLDDFNRASFPIKTLDYLAAGRGVVSTDLPATRWLRAFPGGRELIRSESTPRGFLRAVGEELAAGPAPDLVARRREFAAGHDWSRRARSLAGLVDRDPLSCAQEEPAP; encoded by the coding sequence GTGATCGTTTACTTCGCGGGGACGCCGTACGACGGCGTGGCCGGCACCGACCGGCAGCTCGCGGACCGGCTGAACGCGCTGCACCCCGTCCTGTACGTCGACCCGCCCGTGTCGCTGCTGACGCCGCTGCTGCGCCCGCATCTCGCGGGAGCGTTCCGCCCGGGGATGCGGCTGCGGCAGGAGCCGTCGGGGGTGTGGCGGATCCGGCCGCGGGTGCTGCCCGGCATGTACCGGCCCGGGATGCACCACGTGACGGCGGCGCTCGTGCGCCGCGCCGCGCGGCGCACCGGGCGGCGCGTGGCGCGCGGGGCGGGCGACCGGGTCGCGGCGGTGGTGGTCGCGACCCACACCGACCTGCTGGACGCGGTGCCGGGCGCGCGGCGGCTGCTGTACGTCACCGACGACCTGGTCGCGGGCGCCGAGCTGATCGGGCTGCCGCGGCGGCGCCTCGCCGCCGCGCGGGACCGGATGGCCGCCCGCGCCGACACCGTCGCGGTGGTGTCGCCGCTGCTGCGCGACCAGTTCGAGGCCCGCGGGATCGACGCCGAGCTCCTCCCGAACGGCTGCGCCCCCGAGGCGTACGAGGGGATCGGCGCCGCGCCCTGGCCGGACGACGTCCCGCGCTTCGACCGTCCCGCCGCCGGGTTCGCCGGGCACATCAACGCGCGGATCGACCTCGGGCTGCTGGAGGCCGTCGCCGGCGAGGGGCACCCGCTGGTCCTCATCGGCCCGCACGACCCCGGCCACCACCCGGCGCGGTTCCGGGCGCTCGTCCGCCGTCCCAACGTCTGCTGGACGGGCCGCAAGAGCTTCGCCGAGCTCCCGTCGTACCTCGGCACGATCCGGGTCGGGCTCACCCCGTACCTGCTGGACGACTTCAACCGCGCGAGCTTCCCCATCAAGACGCTGGACTACCTGGCCGCCGGCCGCGGCGTGGTCTCGACCGACCTGCCCGCGACCCGGTGGCTGCGCGCGTTCCCCGGCGGCCGTGAGCTGATCAGGTCCGAGTCCACCCCGCGCGGGTTCCTGCGCGCGGTGGGGGAGGAGCTGGCCGCCGGGCCCGCGCCGGACCTGGTCGCCCGGCGCCGCGAGTTCGCCGCCGGGCACGACTGGTCGCGGCGCGCCCGGTCGCTGGCCGGGCTCGTCGACCGCGACCCCCTCTCATGCGCTCAGGAGGAACCCGCACCGTGA
- a CDS encoding right-handed parallel beta-helix repeat-containing protein, producing MALRKVVLAFTVAALCLGACSNGGENKRAGTAAAARPTVSSPAAPSGPTVSVPPLKLRSAPPAGGEGARITWPNLKTVGVPAGRKLKPSGPITVRKRGAVIDGLLVRTEINVVASDVTIRNTHLIGAGQWGIIQRKGASGLRVENSEINGDGRRKVQYGIVNQGGMLTVRKTHVHTVANGVNTDHGLIEDSLIDKLKEFPGDHVTGVQSNAGPAAGLRLVVRHNVVLNPVSQTSAISVYQDFGRAHDVTIDGNLLSGGGYALYGGKGRFGRSTNIKITRNVFSRAMFKKSGYFGPVTAFERSGTGNVWSGNIWAETGKAVQP from the coding sequence ATGGCTCTGCGCAAGGTCGTGCTCGCGTTCACCGTCGCCGCACTGTGTCTCGGCGCCTGCTCGAACGGCGGTGAGAACAAGCGGGCGGGCACCGCCGCGGCCGCGCGGCCCACGGTGTCCTCACCGGCGGCGCCGTCGGGGCCGACGGTGTCGGTGCCGCCCCTGAAGCTCCGGTCCGCGCCGCCCGCCGGCGGCGAGGGCGCCAGGATCACCTGGCCGAACCTGAAGACGGTCGGGGTGCCGGCCGGGCGGAAGCTCAAGCCGAGCGGCCCCATCACCGTCCGCAAGCGCGGCGCGGTCATCGACGGGCTGCTCGTCCGGACGGAGATCAACGTCGTCGCGAGCGACGTCACCATCCGCAACACCCACCTCATCGGCGCCGGGCAGTGGGGCATCATCCAGCGCAAGGGCGCGTCCGGGCTGCGGGTCGAGAACAGCGAGATCAACGGCGACGGGCGCCGCAAGGTGCAGTACGGCATCGTCAACCAGGGCGGGATGCTCACCGTCCGCAAGACGCACGTCCACACCGTCGCCAACGGCGTCAACACCGACCACGGGCTCATCGAGGACTCCCTGATCGACAAGCTCAAGGAGTTCCCCGGCGACCACGTGACCGGCGTCCAGTCCAACGCCGGGCCCGCGGCCGGGCTGCGCCTCGTCGTCCGCCACAACGTGGTGCTGAACCCCGTCTCGCAGACCTCCGCCATCTCGGTCTACCAGGACTTCGGGCGGGCGCACGACGTGACGATCGACGGGAACCTGCTGTCGGGCGGCGGCTACGCCCTGTACGGCGGGAAGGGCCGCTTCGGCCGCTCGACCAACATCAAGATCACGCGGAACGTCTTCAGCCGCGCGATGTTCAAGAAGAGCGGCTACTTCGGGCCGGTCACCGCGTTCGAGCGGTCCGGCACGGGCAACGTCTGGAGCGGCAACATCTGGGCCGAGACGGGCAAGGCCGTTCAGCCCTGA
- a CDS encoding NAD-dependent epimerase/dehydratase family protein, which yields MSEANRGARGPGPAQAGHAIAGTRCLVTGGAGTIGSTVVDQLAAAGAAEVVVLDNLVRGRRANLAAALAQDGPGTVRLVEGDIRDRGLVRSLMDGMDLVFHLAAIRITQCAEEPRLALEVLVDGTYEVVEAAADAGVRKVVASSSASVYGMAEDFPTAEDHHPYANDTFYGAAKTFNEGMLRSFHAMRGLDYVALRYFNVYGPRMDVHGLYTEVLIRWMERIADGRPPLILGDGEQTMDFVFTEDIARANLQAAEADTTDAAFNIGSGTETSLRGLAEALLRIMDAEDLGLEFGPARAVNGVTRRLADVSAARRDLGWKAQVDLDEGLRRLVEWWRAARRETE from the coding sequence ATGAGCGAAGCGAACCGGGGGGCGCGGGGCCCGGGCCCCGCACAGGCGGGCCACGCGATCGCGGGGACCCGCTGCCTGGTCACCGGCGGCGCGGGGACCATCGGATCCACGGTCGTCGACCAGCTCGCCGCGGCGGGCGCCGCCGAGGTCGTGGTGCTGGACAACCTCGTCCGGGGGCGCCGCGCCAACCTCGCGGCGGCCCTCGCGCAGGACGGCCCGGGGACGGTGCGGCTCGTCGAGGGCGACATCCGCGACCGCGGGCTCGTCCGCTCCCTCATGGACGGGATGGACCTGGTCTTCCACCTGGCCGCCATCCGCATCACCCAGTGCGCGGAGGAGCCGCGGCTGGCGCTGGAGGTCCTCGTCGACGGGACCTACGAGGTGGTGGAGGCGGCCGCCGACGCCGGTGTCCGCAAGGTCGTCGCGTCGTCGTCGGCGTCGGTGTACGGCATGGCGGAGGACTTCCCCACGGCCGAGGACCACCACCCCTACGCCAACGACACCTTCTACGGCGCCGCCAAGACGTTCAACGAGGGGATGCTGCGCAGCTTCCACGCGATGCGCGGCCTGGACTACGTGGCCCTGCGGTACTTCAACGTGTACGGGCCGCGGATGGACGTCCACGGGCTCTACACCGAGGTGCTGATCCGCTGGATGGAGCGGATCGCCGACGGGCGCCCGCCGCTCATCCTCGGCGACGGCGAGCAGACGATGGACTTCGTGTTCACCGAGGACATCGCCCGCGCCAACCTCCAGGCCGCCGAGGCCGACACGACGGACGCGGCGTTCAACATCGGCAGCGGCACCGAGACCAGCCTGCGCGGGCTGGCCGAGGCGCTGCTGCGCATCATGGACGCCGAGGACCTCGGGCTGGAGTTCGGCCCCGCCCGGGCCGTCAACGGGGTGACCCGCAGGCTCGCGGACGTGTCCGCCGCGCGGCGCGACCTCGGCTGGAAGGCGCAGGTGGACCTGGACGAGGGCCTGCGCCGGCTGGTCGAGTGGTGGCGGGCCGCCCGGCGGGAGACCGAGTGA
- a CDS encoding DegT/DnrJ/EryC1/StrS family aminotransferase yields the protein MIPVIKPVLGEEEAAAVAEAVRSGWVAQGPRVAEFEAAFAARAGTAHGVAVSSCTTALHLALLLAGVGPGDDVVVPSLSFIATANVVRHAGARVVFADIDPATGNMDAKNVEAVLTPRTRAVILVDQGGIPADLDAVRALCDPLGITVVEDAACAAGSTYKDRPTGAGAELAAWSFHPRKLLTTGEGGMLTTPADALARRARRLREHGMSVSAADRHGSAKVVIEEYDETGFNYRMTDMQAAMGLVQLTRLDGVVARRRELAARYRRLLADLPGVACAGDPAHGTTNYQSFWITLPDGFGAGRDELLQHLLDAGISARRGIMAAHRERAYADVEADLPATDRFTTRSLILPLFHDMTHAQQDRVVEAVAAHA from the coding sequence GTGATCCCCGTCATCAAGCCCGTGCTGGGCGAGGAGGAGGCCGCGGCGGTCGCCGAGGCCGTGCGCTCGGGATGGGTGGCCCAGGGGCCGCGCGTCGCCGAGTTCGAGGCCGCGTTCGCCGCGCGCGCCGGGACGGCGCACGGCGTGGCGGTGTCGTCCTGCACCACCGCGCTGCACCTGGCGCTGTTGCTGGCCGGGGTCGGCCCCGGCGACGACGTGGTGGTCCCCTCGCTGTCGTTCATCGCCACCGCCAACGTCGTCCGGCACGCCGGCGCCCGCGTCGTGTTCGCCGACATCGACCCCGCCACCGGGAACATGGACGCCAAGAACGTCGAGGCCGTCCTCACCCCCCGGACCCGCGCGGTGATCCTCGTCGACCAGGGCGGGATCCCCGCCGACCTCGACGCCGTCCGCGCGCTGTGCGACCCGCTGGGGATCACCGTCGTCGAGGACGCGGCGTGCGCCGCCGGCTCGACGTACAAGGACCGGCCGACGGGCGCGGGCGCCGAGCTGGCCGCCTGGTCGTTCCACCCGCGCAAGCTGCTGACGACCGGTGAGGGCGGGATGCTCACCACCCCCGCCGACGCGCTGGCGCGCCGCGCGCGGCGGCTCCGCGAGCACGGCATGAGCGTGAGCGCCGCCGACCGGCACGGCAGCGCGAAGGTCGTCATCGAGGAGTACGACGAGACCGGCTTCAACTACCGGATGACCGACATGCAGGCCGCGATGGGGCTCGTCCAGCTGACCCGCCTCGACGGGGTCGTCGCGCGGCGCCGGGAGCTGGCGGCACGGTACCGGCGGCTGCTCGCCGACCTGCCCGGCGTCGCCTGCGCGGGCGACCCGGCCCACGGCACGACCAACTACCAGTCGTTCTGGATCACGCTGCCGGACGGGTTCGGCGCCGGCCGCGACGAGCTGCTCCAGCACCTGCTGGACGCCGGGATCTCCGCCCGCAGGGGGATCATGGCGGCGCACCGCGAGCGCGCCTACGCCGACGTCGAGGCGGACCTCCCGGCGACCGACCGGTTCACGACCCGGTCGCTGATCCTGCCGCTCTTCCACGACATGACCCACGCCCAGCAGGACCGGGTGGTGGAGGCGGTGGCGGCGCACGCATGA